In Longimicrobiaceae bacterium, the following proteins share a genomic window:
- the rodA gene encoding rod shape-determining protein RodA, which yields MKRVRAIRLGDPALFFLVVGLSIFGIAMVYSAGVLDVPSSLVTGIWKQQLLWFVLSLLAIPFVLRVPVTWLEWAAQPAYALALVLLVLTLAIGGGAGTAESSASWIQVGPVRLQTSEIAKVAVIMMLSRVLGEWREAPQNLFALWKPLAVVAVPMGLVMLQPDLGTALVFGSILMWSLFWAGTPLKTLFLLFSPVIGLFLSINPWIWGAWIVVVAFLLFRWRVYLSEAVTVLLVNVAAGTVSWMLWASLKPYQKNRFLVFLDPSVDPRGAGYNLIQSRVAIGSGGWFGKGFTEGTQKRLAFLPEQHTDFIFSVVGEEMGFIFGVVPVLLAFGLIFWRLVRIAERSSDPFASLVPFGLFGSWFAHVLVNVGMVVGIMPITGIPLPFVSYGGSFLLVNVLAMAMVQRIAAEARR from the coding sequence TGCTGGACGTGCCCTCCTCGCTGGTGACGGGGATCTGGAAGCAGCAGCTCCTCTGGTTCGTGCTGAGCCTGCTGGCGATCCCCTTCGTCCTCCGGGTGCCGGTGACCTGGCTGGAGTGGGCGGCGCAGCCGGCGTACGCTCTCGCCCTGGTCCTCCTGGTGCTGACGCTGGCCATCGGCGGCGGAGCGGGGACGGCGGAGAGCTCGGCGAGCTGGATCCAGGTGGGCCCGGTGCGCCTGCAGACTTCCGAGATCGCGAAGGTGGCGGTCATCATGATGCTCTCCCGGGTGCTCGGGGAGTGGCGGGAGGCGCCGCAGAACCTGTTCGCGCTCTGGAAGCCGCTGGCGGTGGTGGCGGTCCCGATGGGGCTGGTGATGCTCCAGCCGGACCTTGGCACCGCGCTGGTCTTCGGGTCGATCCTGATGTGGTCCCTCTTCTGGGCGGGGACGCCGCTGAAGACGCTCTTCCTCCTCTTCAGCCCGGTCATCGGGCTCTTCCTGTCGATCAACCCCTGGATCTGGGGAGCGTGGATCGTCGTCGTCGCCTTCCTCCTCTTCCGCTGGAGGGTGTACCTTTCGGAGGCGGTCACCGTGCTGCTGGTGAACGTCGCGGCGGGGACGGTCTCGTGGATGCTCTGGGCGTCGCTCAAGCCGTACCAGAAGAACCGCTTCCTGGTCTTCCTGGACCCCTCGGTCGATCCGCGCGGTGCCGGCTACAACCTGATCCAGTCGCGGGTCGCCATCGGGAGCGGCGGCTGGTTCGGGAAGGGCTTCACGGAGGGGACGCAGAAGCGCCTGGCCTTCCTCCCGGAGCAGCACACGGACTTCATCTTCTCGGTGGTGGGCGAGGAGATGGGGTTCATCTTCGGGGTGGTTCCCGTGCTCCTGGCCTTCGGGCTCATCTTCTGGCGGCTGGTGCGGATCGCGGAGCGCTCCTCGGACCCGTTCGCCAGCCTGGTTCCGTTCGGCCTGTTCGGGAGCTGGTTCGCCCACGTCCTGGTGAACGTGGGGATGGTGGTGGGAATCATGCCCATCACCGGGATCCCGCTCCCCTTCGTCAGCTACGGCGGCTCCTTCCTCCTCGTGAACGTCCTGGCGATGGCGATGGTCCAGCGCATCGCGGCCGA